One region of Solanum pennellii chromosome 6, SPENNV200 genomic DNA includes:
- the LOC107021028 gene encoding auxin-induced protein 22D-like, whose protein sequence is MEMAGTELRLGLPGTDPSSTSKISNKRCSSHRNNNDEPPPKAQVVGWPPVRSYRKNILEASYVKVSMDGAAYLRKIDLTIYKSYPQLLKALENMFKCSIDVYSETDGYNGCNYIPTYEDKDGDWMLAGDVPWDMFINSCKRLRIMKGSEAKGLASL, encoded by the exons atggaAATGGCTGGAACAGAGCTAAGATTAGGTTTACCTGGAACAGATCCATCATCCACAAGTAAAATTAGCAACAAAAGATGTTCATCACATAGGAATAACAATGATGAACCACCACCAAA AGCACAAGTAGTTGGATGGCCACCGGTTCGATCCTATCGAAAGAACATTTTAGAAGCGAGCTATGTTAAAGTGAGCATGGATGGTGCGgcttatttaaggaaaattgaTCTTACTATTTACAAAAGTTATCCACAATTACTCAAGGCTTTAGAGAACATGTTCAAGTGCTCTATTG ATGTATATTCAGAAACAGATGGATACAATGGATGTAATTATATACCAACTTATGAAGATAAAGATGGTGATTGGATGCTTGCTGGCGACGTACCTTGGGATATGTTCATTAATTCTTGCAAAAGGCTAAGAATTATGAAAGGCTCTGAAGCTAAAGGTTTAGCAAGCTTATAG
- the LOC107021027 gene encoding F-box/LRR-repeat protein 17-like, with protein sequence MQGRQPHPHTTTPISEVILPKRGKKRGSYSCGRCGVPKKGHVCNFPKNLNPIDNPSPNPNSSLLASPPSVVRPQPPPPLPQRHVLPQLRRALSFDDVDVNDSPGSDDEGDFSDLDNESDRVGSGSGIGTLPSSCLWEVFKRLPPPALLSSARVCKGWLESSRRIWKSAVELRLRVPVNAQIGLVGSVLKKCPGLVKLSLRMESDIDATMLACIAFSCPKLDSMEILMCNTSVNRITGDELGRFVAEKRSLTNLKMEGCSNLGGFTLCSTSLSTLSLSDLYCHAKMVFNCPNLKDVSLDFSHQENDTTDLTLMVDGLGRSCPRLQNIHIASIHLTHAVVLALAAANLRGLRMLSLVLGSEITDASVAAIASSYSSLELLDLSGSSISDSGIGMICNIFPETLSKLLLALCPNITSSGIQFAAAQLPNLELMDCGMTISDPDLDNPTTQENNDLQLQRTPNSKQHLIYQKLIIKHTCLKKLSLWGCSGLDALYLNCPELKDLNLNSCTNLNPERLLLQCPNLEYVHALGCQDALVGTLKNQVCTDFMGVEDHSHCKRLPDGSKRIKVPDLFSPQPTDKKTKRISKRCCTVLVN encoded by the exons ATGCAGGGCCGTCAACCCCACCCCCACACCACCACTCCTATATCCGAAGTTATCCTTCCAAAGCGTGGCAAGAAGCGGGGTAGCTACAGTTGTGGCCGATGCGGTGTACCCAAAAAAGGCCATGTTTGCAATTTTCCTAAGAACCTTAATCCAATTGATAATCCCAGTCCCAATCCCAATTCGTCACTCTTAGCTTCCCCACCCTCTGTTGTTCGTCCTCAGCCGCCACCTCCCCTGCCGCAACGCCATGTACTCCCACAGCTCCGGCGAGCACTTTCATTTGATGACGTTGATGTTAATGATTCACCTGGATCTGATGACGAGGGGGATTTCTCCGATCTGGATAACGAATCGGATCGAGTTGGGTCCGGATCGGGGATAGGGACGTTGCCTTCGAGTTGTTTATGGGAAGTGTTTAAGAGATTACCGCCTCCGGCGTTGCTTTCATCGGCGAGGGTTTGTAAGGGGTGGTTGGAAAGTTCTAGAAGGATCTGGAAGTCTGCTGTGGAGCTTAGACTTAGGGTTCCCGTAAATGCCCAGATTGGACTTGTCGGGTCGGTGTTAAAGAAATGTCCAGGGCTTGTTAAGCTTTCTCTTAGAATGGAAAG tGACATTGATGCTACCATGTTGGCCTGCATTGCTTTTTCCTGTCCTAAACTGGATTCGATGGAGATACTTATGTGTAATACCTCAGTCAATCGGATCACTGG GGATGAGTTGGGTCGTTTTGTTGCTGAGAAAAGATCTCTTACTAATCTCAAGATGGAAGGTTGCTCTAATCTTGGGGGTTTCACTCTTTGCTCAACCAGTCTTTCAACTCTTTCGCTTTCAGATCTCTATTGTCATGCTAAGATG GTCTTCAACTGCCCCAACTTGAAGGATGTTTCCCTGGATTTTTCTCACCAAGAAAATGACACCACTGATCTTACTCTTATGGTTGATGGTCTTGGAAGGAGCTGTCCGAGACTCCAGAACATTCATATTGCCTCCATCCACCTAACACATGCTGTTGTGCTTGCTTTAGCAGCAGCAAATCTAAG GGGGTTACGGATGCTCTCTCTTGTACTGGGTTCAGAAATAACTGATGCATCTGTTGCAGCTATAGCTTCAAGCTACTCAAGCCTTGAGTTGCTTGATTTGAGTGG GTCCAGCATTAGTGATAGTGGCATTGGAATGATATGCAACATATTCCCCGAGACGTTGTCTAAACTTCTCCTTGCTCTTTGTCCAAATATCACTTCAA GTGGCATTCAATTTGCTGCAGCTCAGTTGCCTAATCTAGAGCTCATGGATTGTGGTATGACCATATCTGATCCTGATTTGGACAATCCAACAACTCAGGAAAATAATGACCTCCAGTTACAAAGAACTCCCAATAGTAAACAGCATCTTATATATCAAAAACTGATTATCAAGCATACCTGCTTGAAGAAACTCAGCTTATGGGGCTGCTCCGGCTTAGAT GCCTTATATCTGAATTGCCCAGAACTGAAAGATTTGAATCTGAACTCTTGTACCAACCTGAATCCAG AAAGATTGCTGCTCCAGTGCCCCAATCTGGAATATGTTCATGCATTAGGTTGCCAGGACGCTTTGGTTGGAACCCTTAAGAATCAG GTATGCACAGATTTTATGGGTGTGGAAGATCATTCTCATTGCAAACGTCTTCCTGATGGCTCTAAAAGGATCAAGGTTCCGGATTTATTCAGCCCACAG CCAACTGACAAGAAGACTAAGAGGATTTCGAAGCGCTGTTGTACTGTGCTTGTAAACTAG
- the LOC107021036 gene encoding photosystem II reaction center W protein, chloroplastic-like, with translation MASSITACTTTSLAAREALLHKASALSRPSVLGLPSMRKNVGRVKCSMEREDSKSGMCVSLVAATLSFSPTAMALVDERMSTEGTGLPFGLSNNLLGWILFGVFGLVWSLYTVYTSSLDEDEDSAMSL, from the exons ATGGCTTCCAGCATCACTGCTTGTACCACAACCTCTTTAGCCGCCCGTGAGGCCCTCCTGCATAAGGCATCAGCTCTATCCCGCCCTTCTGTTCTTG GGTTGCCATCAATGAGGAAGAATGTGGGAAGGGTGAAATGTTCAATGGAAAGAGAGGATTCAAAATCAGGAATGTGTGTATCATTAGTGGCAGCAACACTATCATTCAGCCCAACAGCAATGGCTTTAGTGGATGAAAGAATGAGTACAGAAGGAACTGGGCTTCCATTTGGGCTCAGTAATAATCTTCTTGGTTGGATCCTTTTTGGAGtctttggtttggtttggtctCTTTATACTGTTTACACTTCTAGCCTTGATGAGGATGAAGATTCTGCAATGTCCCtttaa
- the LOC107021836 gene encoding guanylate-binding protein 5-like, whose amino-acid sequence MKLFYGITLFSFILLFLVPGSFSFDNFHQPFPIVEPDYGHTKLRLATQGLEAIQRITTPIAAVAVIGPYRSGKSFLLNQLLSLSCNEGFGVGHMRDTKTKGIWVWGTPIELDIDGVTTSVFYLDTEGFESVGKSNVYDDRIFSLATVLSSVLIYNLPEMIREADISRLSFAIELAEEFYGRVKGQDVAFEPAKLLWLIQRDFLQGKSVQEMVNEALRRVPNSDGDKNIDKVNQIRDSLAVMGDNSTAFSLPQPHLQRTKLCDMKDVELDPDYVKKKEQLKEIVASIVRPKIVQGKFLNGKEFVSFLEQILDALNQGEIPSTGSLVEVFNKGILERCLKLYTEQMAKVVLPMQGESLQKAHEEQRDTAMEVFEEQHFGRRHARKSVDQLEEDIEKVYKNIKLANEYQSSTLCEALYTRCEDKMDELQALRLPSMAKFNAGFLQCNHSFERECVGPSKSNYEQRMIKMLGKSKSVFIKEYNQRVFNWLVVFSLVMVVLGRFVIKFFLVEIGAWILFIFLETYTRMFWSAESLYYNPVWHSFLATWESLVYNPILDLDRWAIPICVIAAIFVFYRRCYGRMQRGPRWSLPVYSNQRRSE is encoded by the exons ATGAAGCTTTTTTATGGAATCActcttttctctttcattttattatttttggtacCTGGGTCTTTTTCCTTTGATAATTTTCATCAACC GTTTCCCATTGTAGAGCCTGATTATGGTCACACAAAACTTCGCCTTGCCACACAAGGACTTGAGGCAATACAGAGGATAACAACACCCATTGCAGCTGTCGCT GTGATTGGTCCATATCGTTCAGGAAAATCGTTCCTTCTTAATCAGCTTCTTTCCCTCTCTTGTAATGAAG GTTTTGGTGTTGGGCATATGCGTGATACTAAGACAAAAG GAATATGGGTTTGGGGTACTCCAATAGAGTTGGACATTGATGGAGTTACAACTTCTGTTTTCTACCTTGACACTGAAGGTTTTGAAAGTGTTGGAAAGtcaaatgtatatgatgatcg GATTTTTTCCCTTGCAACTGTTCTGAGTTCGGTGCTTATATATAATCTACCTGAGATG atCCGTGAAGCTGACATATCGCGACTATCATTTGCCATTGAACTTGCTGAAGAGTTCTATGGAAG AGTGAAG GGGCAAGACGTTGCGTTCGAACCAGCAAAACTCCTATGGCTTATCCAGCGTGATTTTCTAC AAGGAAAGTCTGTGCAAGAAATGGTCAACGAAGCTCTACGACGAGTCCCTAATAGTGATG GCGACAAAAATATTGATAAG GTGAATCAGATTCGAGATTCATTAGCAGTAATGGGCGACAATAGCACAGCCTTTAGCTTACCACAA CCTCATCTTCAGCGTACGAAGCTTTGTGACATGAAAGATGTTGAACTGGATCCTGATTATGTCAAGAAGAAGGAGCAATTGAAAGAAATTGTTGCATCTATCGTTCGTCCAAAGATTGTCCAGGGTAAATTTCTCAATGGGAAGGAGTTTGTATCGTTCCTTGAGCAG ATACTTGACGCCTTGAATCAAGGAGAGATTCCATCTACGGGCTCCCTTGTGGAGGTTTTCAACAAGGGTATTCTAGAGCGTTGTTTAAAACTGTACACCGAGCAGATGGCTAAAGTGGTTTTACCAATGCAAGGGGAGTCTTTACAGAAAGCTCATGAAGAGCAGAGAGACACAGCAATGGAAGTTTTTGAGGAACAGCATTTTGGTCGTCGCCATGCAAGGAAATCAGTTGATCAATTGGAAGAGGACATTGAGAAG GTGTATAAGAATATCAAGTTGGCAAATGAATATCAGTCCTCAACTCTGTGCGAAGCGTTGTATACTAGATGCGAGGACAAAATGGATGAACTTCAGGCCCTCAGACTTCCTTCAATGGCCAAATTCAACGCTGGCTTCCTCCAATGCAACCATAGTTTTGAAAGAGAATGTGTTGGACCTTCTAAAAGCAACTATGAACAGCGGATGATCAAG ATGTTGGGAAAGTCAAAATCTGTATTCATTAAAGAATATAATCAGAGAGTGTTCAACTGGCTGGTGGTTTTCTCACTTGTCATGGTGGTGTTAGGGCGGTTTGTTATAAAGTTTTTTCTGGTTGAGATTGGTGCATGGATACTGTTTATCTTCTTAGAAACGTATACGAGGATGTTTTGGTCTGCTGAGTCGCTTTACTACAATCCAGTCTGGCATTCTTTTCTGGCAACTTGGGAATCACTTGTGTATAATCCTATTCTTGATTTGGACAG ATGGGCAATTCCCATTTGTGTTATAGCTGCAATATTTGTGTTTTATCGGCGATGTTACGGAAGAATGCAACGTGGTCCTAGGTGGTCATTACCTGTGTACAGCAATCAGCGAAGATCAGAGTAA